AAACTCGACCGCAACTCCCGCTACGCCGATCCGAGCGAGGCGCGCGACAACCGCTTCAACCGCGAGGGCGACGGCGGCATCGGCGTCACCGTCGAGAACGAGAACAGCCAGACCGTGATCCGCAGCGTCCAGCCGGGCGCGCCGGCCGACATCGCCGGCGTCAGGGCGGGCGACCGCATCGTGTCGGTCGCCGGCGCGTCAGTCGCCGGACAGCCGATGCGCGAGATCGTGCGGGCGCTGCGCGGACGGGTGGGCGCCGACGTCGCGATGGGCGTGTTCCGGCCGTCGGAGAACCGCGAGATCGTGTTCACGCTGCGCCGGGCGTACGTCATCCCGACCACGGCGACCTACGAGCGGCGCGGCGACATCGCCCATATCCGCCTGACGGGCTTCAACAAGAGCACGCCGGAGACGCTGCGGTCGACGCTCGAGAAGGCCGCCGCCGACATCGGCCCCGGCATGGCCGGCGTCATCCTCGACATGCGCGACAATCCCGGCGGCCTGCTGGACCGCGCGATCTCCGTCGCCGACCTGCTTCTCGACGGCGGCATCGTTCTGTCGACCGAGGGCCGCCATCCCGACAGCCGCACGGCGTTCCGCTCCAGCGGTGGCGCGGTGCTGCAGGGCGTGCCGATGGTGGTCGTCATGAACGGCCGTTCCGCCTCGGCCGCCGAGATCGTCGGCGCCGCGCTGCAGGACCGCGGCCGCGCCGTGCTGGTCGGCAGCACCTCCTACGGCAAGGGCACCGTGCAGACCGTCGTGCCGCTGCCCAACGACGGCGAGCTGACGCTGACCTGGTCGCGCATGCTGGCGCCGTCGGGCTACGCCTGGAACGAGATCGGCGTGCTGCCGACGGTGTGCACGGCGCGCTTCGGCGACGCCAAACTGCTCGCCGCCGAACTCGACGCCAGCGCGCAGGCCGTGCGCCGCGCCCAGGCCGACTGGCTCACGGTGCGCGAACGCGCGCCGCCGGAGCGGATCGCGGCGCTGCGCTCGATCTGCCCGCCCAGCGACCAGGCGCCGGTCAAGGATCTGGAACTGGCGGACCGCATCCTGCGCGACCGCGCGCTCTACGCCCGCGCCCTCACCTACGTCGCGCCCAGCACCGCCGAGCGGCGCTGAGCCGGTGGCGGCCGCCTACTCGGCGGCCAGGCGCGAGGACGCGCCTTCCTTCGCGAGCTGGCGCTCCACGAGCGAGACCCAGTACGACGCGCCCAGCGGCAGCACCTCGTCGTTGAAGTCGTAGCCGGGGTTGTGGACCATGCAGCTGCCCTCGCCGTCGCCGTTGCCGATCCAGATGTAGGCGCCGGGACGCGCCAGCAGCATCCACGCGAAATCCTCCGAGCCCATCGCCGGCGTCGGATCGAGGTTGACGTTGCCGTCGCCGACCAGCGCCGCCGCCGCGCGCGCGGCGTACGCCGTCTCGGCCTCGGCGTTCACCGTCGCGGGATAGCGCCGCTCGTAGCGGAACCTGGTCGTGGCGCCGAACGCGGCGGCGACGTTGCGCGCGACATCCGCGATACGCCGCTCGATCTGGTCCTGGACGTGCTTCTTGAAGGTCCGCACCGTGCCGCGCAGCATCGCCGTCTGCGGGATGACGTTCCACGTGTCGCCGGAATGGATCTGGGTCGTGGAGACGACGGCGGTCTCCATCGGATCGACGTTGCGCGCCACGATCGACTGCAGCGCCGTCACGATGTGCGAAGCCACGACCACCGGATCGATACCGTGGTGCGGCATGGCGCCGTGCGCGCCCTTGCCGTCGACGATCACCTCGAACACGTCGTAGGCGGCCATCATCGGGCCGGGCCGGATCGCGAACTTGCCCACGGGGATGCCGGGGATGTTGTGCATGCCGTAGACGCCGTCGCACGGGAACTTGTCGAACAGCCCCTCCTCGACCATCACGCGGCCGCCGCCCTCGTTCTCCTCGGCCGGCTGGAAGATGAAGTGCACGGTGCCGTCGAAATTGCGCGTCTCCGCGAGATAGCGCGCGGCGCCCAGCAGCATGCAGGTGTGCCCGTCGTGGCCGCAGGCGTGCATCTTGCCGTGGTGTTTCGACACGTGGTCGAAGGTGTTGGTCTCGTGCACGTCGAGCGCGTCCATGTCGGCGCGCAGGCCGATGGTGCGTTTGCCGGTGCCGCCGCGCAGAACGCCGACCACGCCCGTCTTCGCGAGCCCGCGGTGGACCTCGATGCCGAACGACTCCAGCTTCTTCGCCACGACGTCGGCGGTGCGGACCTCCTCGAACGCGGTCTCGGGATGCATGTGCAGGTCGCGCCGCCAGGCGGTCATGTCGTCGTGGAACTCGGCGATGCGGTTGATGACGGGCATGGAAAAGGCTCCGTTGCGGGGATGGCGCGATCCTAGAGCGATTCGGCGCTCGCTGGGAACAGCCGGGTTGGAGGGTTCCGCCACCTGCCGCGCGGCTCTTGAATCCGCCGACCCCGACGCGGGGAGGCGCCTACGTCCGCGCGCGGTCGAAATCGACGACGATCTTGCCCATCATCCGGCGGCCGGCCATGCGCCGGAGCGCGTCCGGGATGGCGTCGGCGCCGATGGTCTCGGTCACCGGCAGCCGCAGCTCCCCGGCCGCGATCCAGGCGGCGAGATCGTCGAGATCGCGCCAGTTGCTCTCCGGCTCGAAGCGCGAGAACTCGCCCCAGTTGGCGCCGATCACCGACGCGCCGCGCAGGAGGGCGAGATTGGCCGGCACCTTCGGGATCGGGCCGGCGGCGAAACCCACCACCAGCAAGCGGCCGCGCCAGGCCATGCTCCGTAACGCCTGCTCGGTGTGCTCGCCACCGACCGGATCGAAGACCACGTCGACACCGCGTCCATCGGTCAGCGCCCGCAGACGCTCGCGCAGGTTCTCGCGGGTGTAGTCGATCGTGGCGTCGGCGCCGAGATCGCGGCACAGCGCCAGTTTCTCCGCGCTCGAGGCCGCGGCGATCACGTGCGCGCCCAGCTTCCTGCCGATGCCGATCGCGGCCACCCCGGTGCCGCCGGCGGCGCCGAGCACCAGCAGGGTCTCGCCCGCCTTCAGCGCGCCGCGGTCGCGCAGCGCGTGCAGCGCCGTGCCGCCGACCAGCAGATAGGCCGCGCCGGTGATCCAGTCGATCGCGCCGGGCAGCTTCACGACGCGCCAGGAATCGACCACCACCCGCTCGGCGAACGAGCCCCACAGGGTGAACGCGGCGACCCTGTCGCCGACCTTGAAGCGGTCGACGCCGGCGCCGAGCGCGCTAACGGTCCCGACGCATTCGCTGCCCGGCGGGAACGGGAAGGCCGGCTTGTGCTGGTACTTGCCCTCGATGATCAGCACGTCGGGGAAGTTGAGGCTGGCTGCCTTCACGTCGACGACGATCTGGCCTGGTCCGGGCGTCGGCTCGGGCGCGTCCGCCCAGACCAGCGTCTCCGGTCCGCCGAACGCCCGGCACAACCACGCCTTCATGCGCGGGCGTATCCCCGTTCCTCGACCGCCAGACGTCCCTCCTCGATCGCGTGGCAGGCGACGGTGCCGCCTTCGATCGGCAGCGCCTTCGGCAGTTCGATCCGGCAGCGGTCGTTGGCGAACGGACAGCGCGGATGGAAGGCGCAGCCCGAGGGCGGATTGATCGGACTCGGCACCTCGCCCGCCACGGGCGCGCGCTGGCGTCCGGTCATGTCGAGGTCCGGAATCGTGTCGAGCAGCATCCGCGTGTAGGGATGCTTGGGCCGGCGGAACAGCGTGTCGGTGTCGGCGACCTCGACCAGGCGGCCGAGATACATCACGCCGACGCGCGTGCTGATCAGGTAGACGACCGCGAGGTTGTGCGAGATGAACAGGTAGGTGAGGCCGAAATCGCGCTGCAGATCCATCATCAGGTTCAGGATCTGCGCCTGCACCGAGACGTCGAGCGCCGAGGTCGGCTCGTCGCACACCAGGAACTCGGGCTTGCTGGCGAGCGCGCGGGCGATCGAGATGCGCTGGCGCTGGCCGCCGGAGAACTCGTGAGGATACTTGGCGCCGTCGGCCGGCGTCAGGCGGACCTGGCGCAGCAGCGCGTCGACCTGGGACTTGATGTCGGCGGCGGACGACGCCAGACCGAAGGCGCGGATCGGCTCGGCGATGATGTCGAACACGCGCCAGCGCGGATTGAGGCTGGCGTACGGGTCCTGGAAGATCATCTGCATGCGCCGCCGCAGCGCCGCCATCTCCGCCCGCGGACGCGGCACCGCCATGTCCATGCCGTCGAAGGTGATGCTGCCGGCGGTCGGCGGGTAGAGTCCGACCACGAGGCGCGCGACGGTCGACTTGCCGCAGCCCGACTCGCCCACCAGCGAGAAGGTCTCGCCGGCGCGGATCTCGATGTCGACGCCCTCCACCGCCTGCACGATCGCGCGCGGCTTGCGCTCCAGCACGCGCGCCAGCCACGGCGCCGAGACGTCGAAATGGCGCGTGAGGCCGGCGAGCCTGACCAGCGGCTTGTCGCCGGCCTTCGGCTTCGGCCGGTTGGCCGCCATCGACTCGTCAAGCATCGACCGTCTCCCGGCGCAGCGGCGCGCCGACGCCGCCCGGTGCGTATTTCCAGCACGCCGCGCTCGTGGCGCCGGCCGGCATGAGCTCCGGCCGGTCGCGGCCGCAGCGCTCGCCGGCCTCGGGGCAGCGCGGGTTGAAGGCGCAACCGCGCGGGATCTCGGTCAGCCGCGGCATGGCGCCGTCGATCTGGGTCAGCTTGCCGCCGCGCTGGCCGATCGCCGGGATCGAGCCCATCAGGCCGCGCGTGTAGGGATGCGCCGCCTTCTTCACGACGTCGCGCACCGGGCCGATCTCGGCGAGCCGGCCGGCGTACATCACGGCCACCCGGTCGGCGGTCTCGGCGATCACGCCCATGTCGTGGGTCACCAGCATGACGGCGGTGCCGTGCTCGCGGCACAGGCCCTTGAGCAGGGCGATGATCTGGGCCTGGATCGAGACGTCGAGGGCTGTGGTCGGCTCGTCGGCGACGATCAGCTCCGGCTTGGCGCACAGCGCCAGCGCGATGACGACGCGCTGCCGCATGCCGCCGGAGAACTGGTGCGGATAGTGGTCGACGCGCGTCTCGGCGCCGGGGATGCCGACCTCCTTGAGCAGCTCGACCGCGCGCGCCCGCGCCTCGGCGGCCGACAGCGGCAGATGCGTCTGGATGGTCTCCACCAGCTGGCGGCCGACCGAGTAGAGCGGGTTGAGGCTGGTCAGCGGGTCCTGGAAGATGGCGCCGATGCGGGCGCCGCGGATGCGGCGCATGCGCTCGTAGGGCAGGTCGTCGATCCGCTCGCCGCGCAGCAGGATCTCGCCGCCGGCGATGCGGCCCGGCGGCTCGAGCAGGCCGATGATGGCGGCGCCGGTCAGCGACTTGCCGGCGCCGGACTCGCCCACGACCCCCAGCACCTCGCCCGGCGCGATCGAGAACGAGACGTCGTCGACGGCCACCAGCGTGCCGCGGCGGGTCGGGAACTCGACCCGCAGGTTGCGCACCTCCAGCAGCGGCGCGTTCGATCCGGATGTCATGTCCCGCTCACCGCAGCTTCGGGTTCAGCGCGTCGCGCAGCCAATCGCCCAGCAGGTTCACCGCCAGCACCAACGCCGCCAGCATCACGCCGGGGAAGATCGTGATCCACCACTCGCCGGACTGCAGCACCTCGTTGCCGAGGCGGATCAGCGTGCCCAGCGACGGCTGGGTCGGCGGCAGGCCGACGCCGAGGAACGACAGCGTCGCCTCGGTGATGATCGCCAGGCCGAGGTTGATGGTGGCGATCACCATCACCGGCCCCATGACGTTGGGCAGCACGTGGCGCGCCAGGATCGTCACCGACGACAGCCCGATGACGCGGGCGGCCTGGACGTACTCCTTGTTCTTCTCGACCAGCACCGAGCCGCGCACGGTGCGCGCGTACTGCACCCAGAAGCTGAGACCGGTGGCGCCGACGATCACCAGCAGCGCGATCTCGTCGTGCCGCTCCCCCGAGATCAGGCCGCGCACCACGCCGTCGATCAGCAGCGCCACGAGCAGCGCCGGGAAGGTGAGCTGGATGTCGGCCAGCGCATGATGACGGAGTCGACGGCGCCGCCGTAGTAGCCGCTGGCCAGGCCCAGCACGATGCCCAGAACCATCGCCACCGCCACCGAGGCGAGGCCGACCACCAGCGACAGCCGCGTGCCGTACATGATCGACGACAGCACGTCCCTGCCCTGCTCGTCGGTGCCCAGCGGGAAGCTCCAGTCGCCGCCCTCGCCCCAGAAGGCCGGCGGTTTGAGTCCGTCGGACAGGCTCAGCGTCGCGGGGTCGAACGGCGTGTGCGGCGCCAGCACCGGCGCGAGGAAGGCGGCCAGCGCGATCAGCGCCGTCACCGCCGCCGCGCCCATGACCACCGGCGAGGATTTGAAGCTGAACCACACGTCGCTGTCGGCGGCCCGGCGCAGAAGGTCGGCGACGGCCATCTCAGTGTCCGCCTTTGGCGTTCGCCGCCGCGCCGCGCAGCCGCGGATCGACGGCGTAGTACAGGAGGTCGACCGCCAGGTTGATGACGACGAAGAAGAACGCCACCAGCAGCAGGTAGGCCGCCATCACCGGGATGTCGGCGGCGGCGACGGACTGGATGAAGAGCTGGCCCATGCCCGGCCAGCTGAACACCGTCTCGGTGATGATCGCGAAGGCGATCAAGGCGCCGAGCTGGAGGCCGGCGATCGTGA
The genomic region above belongs to Rhodospirillales bacterium and contains:
- a CDS encoding S41 family peptidase; this translates as MFGRALAILVGAAAIASCLTTEGPTTGVARDPSMGRTLIRGYAAISDRYISEVADFGALSSEALRSVATLDPQVRAEEADGRLRMFVAERMVADRPAPMARGDGPGWGEATAELVEAAYQASTALRAAGKDKVLKAALDGTTRKLDRNSRYADPSEARDNRFNREGDGGIGVTVENENSQTVIRSVQPGAPADIAGVRAGDRIVSVAGASVAGQPMREIVRALRGRVGADVAMGVFRPSENREIVFTLRRAYVIPTTATYERRGDIAHIRLTGFNKSTPETLRSTLEKAAADIGPGMAGVILDMRDNPGGLLDRAISVADLLLDGGIVLSTEGRHPDSRTAFRSSGGAVLQGVPMVVVMNGRSASAAEIVGAALQDRGRAVLVGSTSYGKGTVQTVVPLPNDGELTLTWSRMLAPSGYAWNEIGVLPTVCTARFGDAKLLAAELDASAQAVRRAQADWLTVRERAPPERIAALRSICPPSDQAPVKDLELADRILRDRALYARALTYVAPSTAERR
- a CDS encoding amidohydrolase codes for the protein MPVINRIAEFHDDMTAWRRDLHMHPETAFEEVRTADVVAKKLESFGIEVHRGLAKTGVVGVLRGGTGKRTIGLRADMDALDVHETNTFDHVSKHHGKMHACGHDGHTCMLLGAARYLAETRNFDGTVHFIFQPAEENEGGGRVMVEEGLFDKFPCDGVYGMHNIPGIPVGKFAIRPGPMMAAYDVFEVIVDGKGAHGAMPHHGIDPVVVASHIVTALQSIVARNVDPMETAVVSTTQIHSGDTWNVIPQTAMLRGTVRTFKKHVQDQIERRIADVARNVAAAFGATTRFRYERRYPATVNAEAETAYAARAAAALVGDGNVNLDPTPAMGSEDFAWMLLARPGAYIWIGNGDGEGSCMVHNPGYDFNDEVLPLGASYWVSLVERQLAKEGASSRLAAE
- a CDS encoding NADPH:quinone oxidoreductase family protein, which translates into the protein MKAWLCRAFGGPETLVWADAPEPTPGPGQIVVDVKAASLNFPDVLIIEGKYQHKPAFPFPPGSECVGTVSALGAGVDRFKVGDRVAAFTLWGSFAERVVVDSWRVVKLPGAIDWITGAAYLLVGGTALHALRDRGALKAGETLLVLGAAGGTGVAAIGIGRKLGAHVIAAASSAEKLALCRDLGADATIDYTRENLRERLRALTDGRGVDVVFDPVGGEHTEQALRSMAWRGRLLVVGFAAGPIPKVPANLALLRGASVIGANWGEFSRFEPESNWRDLDDLAAWIAAGELRLPVTETIGADAIPDALRRMAGRRMMGKIVVDFDRART
- a CDS encoding ATP-binding cassette domain-containing protein, with the protein product MAANRPKPKAGDKPLVRLAGLTRHFDVSAPWLARVLERKPRAIVQAVEGVDIEIRAGETFSLVGESGCGKSTVARLVVGLYPPTAGSITFDGMDMAVPRPRAEMAALRRRMQMIFQDPYASLNPRWRVFDIIAEPIRAFGLASSAADIKSQVDALLRQVRLTPADGAKYPHEFSGGQRQRISIARALASKPEFLVCDEPTSALDVSVQAQILNLMMDLQRDFGLTYLFISHNLAVVYLISTRVGVMYLGRLVEVADTDTLFRRPKHPYTRMLLDTIPDLDMTGRQRAPVAGEVPSPINPPSGCAFHPRCPFANDRCRIELPKALPIEGGTVACHAIEEGRLAVEERGYARA
- a CDS encoding ABC transporter ATP-binding protein is translated as MTSGSNAPLLEVRNLRVEFPTRRGTLVAVDDVSFSIAPGEVLGVVGESGAGKSLTGAAIIGLLEPPGRIAGGEILLRGERIDDLPYERMRRIRGARIGAIFQDPLTSLNPLYSVGRQLVETIQTHLPLSAAEARARAVELLKEVGIPGAETRVDHYPHQFSGGMRQRVVIALALCAKPELIVADEPTTALDVSIQAQIIALLKGLCREHGTAVMLVTHDMGVIAETADRVAVMYAGRLAEIGPVRDVVKKAAHPYTRGLMGSIPAIGQRGGKLTQIDGAMPRLTEIPRGCAFNPRCPEAGERCGRDRPELMPAGATSAACWKYAPGGVGAPLRRETVDA